In Nicotiana tabacum cultivar K326 chromosome 11, ASM71507v2, whole genome shotgun sequence, a single window of DNA contains:
- the LOC107788404 gene encoding protein DA1-related 2-like isoform X2 — protein sequence MSSSNINHFSQPCIYERKSKVMKWLTKIFKGGSCNRGSPRGRQPQFLEDENMVWRAPVGSLDDRSRASTEKEELDQNATALSLAEDLKRPGYKWRTENDEDVGSSLNHDLTSSSYPPPYAPLYAPWQYNPTSYRICSGCHGDIGSGNYLGCMGTFFHPNCFRCRACGYPITEYEFSLSGNNYYHKSCFREMTHPKCEVCYQFIPTNAAGLIEYRCHPFWSQKYCPSHENDVTKRCCSCERLEPWNARYISLGDGRSLCLECMESAIMDTGDCQPLYHSIRDYYEGMNMKIDQQVPMLLVERQALNEAIEGEKHGFHHMPETRGLCLSEEQTVTSILKRPRMGGREVVGIRTHPQKLTRKCEVTAILVLFGLPRLLTGAILAHELMHAWLRLKGFRNLSLEVEEGICQMLSYMWLESEVMPVSRDMPSTSTASSSSLSSSKKGVKSGVENKLGEFFMHQIAHDTSPAYGGGFRAANEAVNKYGLRRTLDHIYLTGNFPL from the exons ATGTCTTCTTCAAATATCAACCATTTTTCTCAGCCATGCATATATG AGAGAAAGTCAAAGGTTATGAAATGGCTGACTAAGATTTTCAAGGGTGGGTCATGTAATAGGGGATCTCCACGTGGACGTCAACCCCAGTTTCTAGAAGATGAAAATATGGTTTGGCGCGCTCCAGTCGGATCATTG GATGATCGCTCTAGGGCTAGTACAGAAAAAGAGGAACTAGACCAAAATGCAACTGCATTATCTTTGGCCGAAGATTTGAAAAGACCAG GATACAAATGGAGGACTGAGAATGATGAAGATGTAGGAAGTTCGCTTAACCATGACCTTACTTCATCGTCATATCCGCCTCCTTATGCTCCTTTATATGCACCTTGGCAATATAATCCCACAAGTTATAG AATATGTAGTGGCTGCCATGGGGATATTGGCTCTGGCAATTATTTGGGATGCATGGGAACTTTCTTTCATCCAAATTGCTTTCGTTGTCGTGCTTGTGGTTATCCAATTACTGAATATGAG TTTTCTTTGTCAGGGAACAATTATTATCACAAATCATGCTTCAGAGAAATGACTCACCCCAAATGTGAAGTTTGCTACCAATTT ATCCCAACAAATGCAGCAGGCTTGATTGAGTATAGGTGCCACCCGTTTTGGTCTCAGAAATATTGTCCTTCACATGAAAATGATGTCACAAAACGATGCTGTAGTTGTGAACGTCTGGAG CCATGGAATGCAAGATATATATCGCTTGGGGATGGTAGGAGCTTATGTTTGGAGTGCATGGAATCTGCTATCATGGATACCGGGGACTGTCAACCGCTTTACCATTCAATCAGAGACTATTATGAAGGCATGAACATGAAAATAGATCAGCAAGTTCCTATGCTTCTCGTTGAAAGACAAGCACTTAATGAAGCCATTGAAGGGGAAAAGCAT GGTTTTCATCATATGCCTGAAACGAGAGGTCTATGCCTATCAGAAGAGCAGACAGTCACCAGT ATACTCAAAAGGCCAAGAATGGGTGGTCGTGAAGTAGTAGGAATCAGAACACATCCTCAGAAGCTAACTAGAAAATGTGAAGTTACAGCTATTCTAGTGTTGTTTGGTCTCCCAAG ACTACTTACTGGTGCCATTCTTGCTCATGAACTGATGCATGCGTGGTTACGTCTAAAAG GATTCCGTAATCTCAGCCTTGAGGTAGAAGAAGGAATATGCCAAATGCTTTCCTACATGTGGCTGGAATCAGAGGTAATGCCTGTATCGAGAGATATGCCATCCACGTCAACTGCTTCATCCTCGTCATTGTCATCATCCAAGAAAGGTGTTAAGTCTGGAGTAGAGAATAAGCTGGGTGAGTTTTTCATGCACCAGATTGCCCATGATACTTCTCCAGCATATGGTGGAGGATTTAGAGCTGCTAACGAAGCCGTGAATAAGTATGGTTTAAGACGTACATTGGATCACATTTACCTCACAGGAAATTTTCCTTTATGA
- the LOC107788404 gene encoding protein DA1-related 2-like isoform X1 yields MSSSNINHFSQPCIYGQFVSSYAERKSKVMKWLTKIFKGGSCNRGSPRGRQPQFLEDENMVWRAPVGSLDDRSRASTEKEELDQNATALSLAEDLKRPGYKWRTENDEDVGSSLNHDLTSSSYPPPYAPLYAPWQYNPTSYRICSGCHGDIGSGNYLGCMGTFFHPNCFRCRACGYPITEYEFSLSGNNYYHKSCFREMTHPKCEVCYQFIPTNAAGLIEYRCHPFWSQKYCPSHENDVTKRCCSCERLEPWNARYISLGDGRSLCLECMESAIMDTGDCQPLYHSIRDYYEGMNMKIDQQVPMLLVERQALNEAIEGEKHGFHHMPETRGLCLSEEQTVTSILKRPRMGGREVVGIRTHPQKLTRKCEVTAILVLFGLPRLLTGAILAHELMHAWLRLKGFRNLSLEVEEGICQMLSYMWLESEVMPVSRDMPSTSTASSSSLSSSKKGVKSGVENKLGEFFMHQIAHDTSPAYGGGFRAANEAVNKYGLRRTLDHIYLTGNFPL; encoded by the exons ATGTCTTCTTCAAATATCAACCATTTTTCTCAGCCATGCATATATG GTCAGTTTGTTTCTTCATACGCAGAGAGAAAGTCAAAGGTTATGAAATGGCTGACTAAGATTTTCAAGGGTGGGTCATGTAATAGGGGATCTCCACGTGGACGTCAACCCCAGTTTCTAGAAGATGAAAATATGGTTTGGCGCGCTCCAGTCGGATCATTG GATGATCGCTCTAGGGCTAGTACAGAAAAAGAGGAACTAGACCAAAATGCAACTGCATTATCTTTGGCCGAAGATTTGAAAAGACCAG GATACAAATGGAGGACTGAGAATGATGAAGATGTAGGAAGTTCGCTTAACCATGACCTTACTTCATCGTCATATCCGCCTCCTTATGCTCCTTTATATGCACCTTGGCAATATAATCCCACAAGTTATAG AATATGTAGTGGCTGCCATGGGGATATTGGCTCTGGCAATTATTTGGGATGCATGGGAACTTTCTTTCATCCAAATTGCTTTCGTTGTCGTGCTTGTGGTTATCCAATTACTGAATATGAG TTTTCTTTGTCAGGGAACAATTATTATCACAAATCATGCTTCAGAGAAATGACTCACCCCAAATGTGAAGTTTGCTACCAATTT ATCCCAACAAATGCAGCAGGCTTGATTGAGTATAGGTGCCACCCGTTTTGGTCTCAGAAATATTGTCCTTCACATGAAAATGATGTCACAAAACGATGCTGTAGTTGTGAACGTCTGGAG CCATGGAATGCAAGATATATATCGCTTGGGGATGGTAGGAGCTTATGTTTGGAGTGCATGGAATCTGCTATCATGGATACCGGGGACTGTCAACCGCTTTACCATTCAATCAGAGACTATTATGAAGGCATGAACATGAAAATAGATCAGCAAGTTCCTATGCTTCTCGTTGAAAGACAAGCACTTAATGAAGCCATTGAAGGGGAAAAGCAT GGTTTTCATCATATGCCTGAAACGAGAGGTCTATGCCTATCAGAAGAGCAGACAGTCACCAGT ATACTCAAAAGGCCAAGAATGGGTGGTCGTGAAGTAGTAGGAATCAGAACACATCCTCAGAAGCTAACTAGAAAATGTGAAGTTACAGCTATTCTAGTGTTGTTTGGTCTCCCAAG ACTACTTACTGGTGCCATTCTTGCTCATGAACTGATGCATGCGTGGTTACGTCTAAAAG GATTCCGTAATCTCAGCCTTGAGGTAGAAGAAGGAATATGCCAAATGCTTTCCTACATGTGGCTGGAATCAGAGGTAATGCCTGTATCGAGAGATATGCCATCCACGTCAACTGCTTCATCCTCGTCATTGTCATCATCCAAGAAAGGTGTTAAGTCTGGAGTAGAGAATAAGCTGGGTGAGTTTTTCATGCACCAGATTGCCCATGATACTTCTCCAGCATATGGTGGAGGATTTAGAGCTGCTAACGAAGCCGTGAATAAGTATGGTTTAAGACGTACATTGGATCACATTTACCTCACAGGAAATTTTCCTTTATGA
- the LOC107788411 gene encoding ras-related protein Rab2BV-like, translated as MAYKVDHEYDYLFKIVLIGDSGVGKSNILSRFTRNEFCLESKSTIGVEFATRTLQVEGKTVKAQIWDTAGQERYRAITSAYYRGAVGALLVYDITKRQTFENVHRWLRELRDHADSNIVIMMAGNKSDLNHLRAVPEQDARLLAEKEGLSFLETSALEALNVERAFQTILLDIYQIMSRKALAAQEAGAIPGQGTVIKVGENSGNSNKRPCCSN; from the exons ATGGCGTACAAGGTGGATCATGAGTACGATTATTTATTCAAGATTGTATTGATTGGAGATTCAGGTGTCGGAAAATCTAACATTCTTTCCAGATTTACGCGAAATGAATTCTGTTTGGAGTCTAAATCCACCATTGGCGTCGAATTTGCAACTAGGACACTTCAG GTAGAAGGCAAGACAGTAAAGGCACAAATATGGGACACAGCAGGGCAAGAAAGGTATAGAGCAATAACAAGTGCTTATTACAGAGGAGCCGTGGGAGCACTTTTAGTTTATGATATAACAAAAAGACAAACTTTTGAAAACGTGCACCGATGGCTTCGTGAGCTCAGGGACCATGCTGACTCCAACATTGTCATAATGATGGCTGGAAACAAGTCGGATTTGAACCATCTTCGAGCTGTACCAGAGCAAGACGCAAGGCTCTTGGCCGAGAAAGAAGGCTTGTCATTTCTTGAAACCTCTGCATTGGAAGCTTTAAATGTTGAGAGGGCGTTCCAGACGATTTTGTTGGATATTTATCAGATAATGAGCAGGAAAGCTTTAGCAGCTCAAGAGGCAGGTGCTATTCCTGGTCAAGGAACTGTCATTAAGGTTGGAGAGAATTCTGGCAACTCCAACAAGAGACCATGTTGTTCTAACTAA